One stretch of Weissella koreensis KACC 15510 DNA includes these proteins:
- a CDS encoding DUF5906 domain-containing protein, with product MTENTATSPINDELINGLIAGGLTQDEAKEMLGLENKLSQSQKDAVKQRLSNEERERKKDNFDPTRALDIQIQDPEKTADTILANMFLKMYQIADAEQVITFLEPLGVTTERKISAVEKIVAKKIKSMNGRSKLNPKGYINLGNPKGINNVVFDVARGTIRPKQEPHEAIYTRVTTPYDPKATAPKFQKLFLNHATNGEAFTKLFKYIAYGIYTRGVMKDVYIIQGSGGDGKTQFLEAITNALGSYANTSMTRADLSPKSKDMNRVGFGQSSGALINIIDETEEGLILDGETLKRFYSGKNSPISLEKKGASKPVAIQINGGLIIATNNLPTTNEAATKNRISLVEVETIQEKIELVKLTAIMQDEASGILNLLLDEVTNIANNGYDLPKGDKELFAIRSAEINPEVEKGKDIEYYIKQRYIVTDDITDTIDVTYLNDSIKRYAKENSGQLKITNKDIQKALKGLGVNKNNDTFKYRKIKEIPLI from the coding sequence ATGACAGAAAATACAGCGACATCCCCTATTAATGACGAACTAATAAACGGTTTGATTGCCGGAGGTCTAACACAAGATGAAGCTAAAGAAATGTTAGGGCTTGAAAATAAACTTAGTCAATCCCAAAAAGACGCAGTTAAGCAACGCCTTAGCAATGAAGAACGGGAAAGAAAAAAAGATAATTTTGATCCTACCCGAGCCTTAGATATTCAAATACAAGATCCAGAGAAAACAGCCGATACGATCTTGGCCAACATGTTTTTAAAAATGTACCAAATCGCAGACGCTGAACAAGTAATTACATTTTTAGAACCATTGGGAGTTACAACCGAGCGTAAAATATCAGCGGTTGAGAAAATTGTGGCCAAGAAAATTAAATCTATGAATGGACGCAGTAAATTGAACCCAAAAGGCTATATTAACCTAGGTAATCCCAAAGGTATTAATAACGTTGTCTTTGACGTTGCCAGAGGAACTATCAGACCAAAGCAAGAACCTCATGAAGCAATTTATACTCGTGTCACTACTCCATACGATCCAAAAGCCACTGCCCCAAAGTTTCAAAAACTATTCTTAAATCATGCAACAAACGGCGAAGCATTTACCAAACTATTTAAATACATCGCTTACGGTATCTATACCCGTGGTGTTATGAAAGATGTTTATATTATTCAAGGTTCGGGTGGGGATGGTAAAACGCAATTCTTAGAAGCCATTACTAATGCCCTAGGATCATACGCCAATACATCTATGACCAGAGCTGATTTAAGCCCTAAAAGTAAAGATATGAACCGTGTAGGGTTTGGTCAATCTAGCGGGGCATTAATTAATATTATTGATGAAACCGAAGAAGGACTTATTCTAGACGGAGAAACTCTTAAACGCTTTTATAGTGGTAAGAACAGCCCTATCTCATTAGAGAAGAAGGGAGCTTCTAAGCCAGTAGCTATTCAAATCAATGGTGGTTTAATAATTGCAACTAATAACCTACCTACTACTAACGAAGCAGCAACTAAGAACCGAATATCATTAGTTGAAGTTGAAACCATACAAGAAAAGATTGAGCTAGTTAAACTAACCGCTATTATGCAAGATGAGGCTAGTGGTATACTAAACTTATTACTTGATGAGGTAACCAATATCGCTAATAACGGATACGATCTACCTAAAGGCGATAAAGAACTCTTTGCTATCAGAAGCGCAGAGATAAACCCAGAAGTCGAGAAAGGTAAAGACATTGAATATTACATCAAACAACGCTATATTGTTACTGATGACATAACAGATACTATTGATGTAACTTACTTAAATGATTCTATTAAGCGTTACGCCAAAGAGAACAGCGGGCAGTTAAAAATAACTAATAAAGATATTCAAAAAGCATTAAAAGGCTTAGGTGTAAATAAAAATAATGACACCTTTAAATATCGTAAAATTAAAGAAATTCCATTGATTTAA
- a CDS encoding helix-turn-helix domain-containing protein gives MSNKSISQSNVLNLYPAITVNQTKTAKLVDVSVPTIKKYINQGLLHPKIIGTNKLFDLDEVNALVRPRNKHSKSIYLIADVGDYETFINQVKNDVLKSIQSEQTKSLNAELPTSR, from the coding sequence ATGAGTAATAAAAGTATATCACAATCTAATGTGTTAAATCTCTACCCTGCTATCACAGTCAACCAAACGAAAACTGCTAAGTTAGTAGATGTATCAGTCCCTACTATCAAAAAATATATTAATCAAGGATTGCTACACCCTAAAATAATTGGCACAAATAAGTTATTTGATTTAGATGAGGTCAACGCTCTTGTAAGACCACGTAATAAACACAGTAAGTCAATATACTTAATTGCTGATGTTGGCGACTATGAAACATTTATCAATCAAGTTAAAAATGACGTACTTAAGTCTATTCAATCAGAGCAAACAAAAAGTCTTAACGCCGAGCTACCAACTTCACGTTAA
- a CDS encoding Rha family transcriptional regulator, protein MYSNPTDGIYTTPEIIAEYTNIQVESINRLIRNHKSKLEAFGVMRFEIRKPLKGSKGGRPTKHYFLNEPQATLLITFLDNTDTVATFKENLVHAFYEQREELTNARIMLERNHKTNKDLGETIKNCLPDNPHAFSNYHTLAYMVVTGLTPKQFREARNVTDAQDGLTANELKQMELIRSTMAGLIELGKSYQEIKEIVQ, encoded by the coding sequence ATGTACAGCAATCCCACGGACGGAATTTATACCACGCCAGAAATCATCGCAGAATATACAAATATTCAAGTTGAATCAATTAATAGACTTATTAGAAATCATAAATCTAAGTTAGAAGCATTTGGAGTTATGAGATTTGAAATCCGTAAACCTCTAAAAGGCTCAAAAGGTGGTCGACCTACAAAACATTATTTTTTAAATGAACCACAAGCAACCTTATTAATTACATTTCTAGATAATACTGATACGGTTGCCACTTTCAAAGAGAACCTTGTTCATGCTTTCTACGAACAACGAGAAGAACTTACAAATGCTCGTATCATGTTAGAACGCAATCATAAAACTAATAAGGACTTAGGCGAAACTATTAAAAATTGTCTACCTGATAACCCTCATGCCTTTTCTAACTATCACACCCTTGCTTACATGGTTGTAACTGGTTTAACACCTAAGCAGTTCAGAGAAGCACGAAACGTTACAGACGCTCAAGATGGGCTAACTGCTAATGAATTAAAGCAAATGGAACTAATCCGTAGCACTATGGCAGGACTAATTGAATTAGGTAAGTCATATCAAGAAATAAAAGAAATTGTTCAATGA